From a region of the Micropterus dolomieu isolate WLL.071019.BEF.003 ecotype Adirondacks linkage group LG21, ASM2129224v1, whole genome shotgun sequence genome:
- the lman2lb gene encoding lectin, mannose-binding 2-like b: MVATVTKSNLDRLRSFWFLYPMFHFKNTRELTCFFVTVCILMSQSLADSQDFMEDFLKREYSLAKPYRGLGFSSSSQWDLMGTAMVTPDYVRLTPDLQSRQGAVWSRIPFFLQDWELKVHFKIHGLGKKNLNGDGLGVWLTKDRMQNGPVFGNMNQFIGLGIFVDTYPNADKNHDRTFPYISVMLGNGTLSYDHDYDGRPTELGGCTAMVRNAIYDTFLLVRYSKNRLTLMVDVDGKQEWKDCADITGLRLPTGYFFGASSATGDLSDNHDIISMKLYQLTVERTPEDEEEEEVTIPRVDNMEQFQVEVQEEGMSGVQFFFTLLFSILGLGVLAVVGMVVYGRWKENRRKRFY; this comes from the exons ATGGTTGCCACTGTAACCAAATCAAATCTGGATCGATTGCGAAGTTTCTGGTTTTTATATccaatgtttcattttaaaaacacccgtgaattaacatgtttttttgttaccGTTTGTATATTGATGAGCCAGTCGCTGGCAGACAGCCAGGACTTTATGGAGGACTTTTTGAAGCGGGAGTATTCTCTGGCAAAGCCATACCGTG GGTTAGGTTTCTCTAGTTCTTCACAGTGGGATCTGATGGGCACGGCCATGGTTACGCCTGACTATGTGAGGCTGACCCCAGACCTGCAGAGCAGACAGGGAGCTGTTTGGAGTCGAATT CCTTTCTTCTTGCAGGACTGGGAGCTCAAGGTGCACTTCAAAATCCATGGCCTGGGAAAGAAGAATTTGAATGGGGATGGACTGGGTGTCTGGTTAACCAAAGATCGCATGCAGAACG GTCCTGTGTTTGGCAACATGAACCAGTTCATTGGATTGGGAATATTTGTGGACACCTACCCCAACGCTGACAAGAACCATGAT AGGACTTTCCCGTATATATCAGTGATGCTGGGGAATGGGACTCTGTCATATGACCATGACTATGATGGACGGCCCACTGAGCTCGGAGGATGTACAGCTATGGTGCGCAACGCAATTTACGATACATTTCTGCTCGTCAGATACTCCAAAAACAGACTCACG CTCATGGTGGACGTAGATGGTAAGCAGGAATGGAAAGACTGTGCGGACATCACAGGACTGCGGCTACCCACAGGCTACTTTTTTGGTGCCTCCTCTGCCACTGGAGACCTGTCAG ATAACCATGACATCATCTCCATGAAGTTGTACCAGCTGACAGTAGAGAGGACTcctgaggatgaggaagaggaggaggtcacCATTCCCAGGGTTGACAACATGGAACAGTTCCAAG TGGAAGTCCAGGAGGAAGGGATGAGCGGAGTCCAGTTCTTCTTCACCCTCCTCTTCTCCATCCTGGGCCTGGGTGTGCTGGCAGTGGTGGGGATGGTGGTTTATGGGCGCTGGAAGGAAAACCGACGCAAACGTTTCTATTGA